Genomic DNA from Clostridium sp. BJN0013:
TACAGTGCTATTAGAATATAAACTTCTATTAAATAGTAAATGTGCATATTCGTGAACTATACTAAAAATTTTCCTTTCCTCAGATATTGATTTATTATCATTAATAAAAATAAAACAACCATCTTCTTCGTTAAAAGCAGACACTCCAAATATTTGATTATTATCCATATCATCAAATATAATTCTAATACCTTTGTTCTCAAAACATTTTATTAAATCAGTACCAACACATTCACCTATAGATAGATATTCTCTTTCTTTAATTGCAATAGATTCAAGAGTTTTTTCAATATTATCGTTTAATGATTTGATATCATGTTGTTTAAGATTTAAATTATACTGAACTGGTATAAAGGAAATATTTTCATCTACAAGTTTGTAAATTTCAGAAACTTTTTTCATTTTACTTTCAATAAAATTTTTATCATAGTTATTGCAGTTTTCCTTAGGATTATTTGCCCTAAATAAAAAAGATAAGCCATCATGTTCTTCTTCAAGAAAATATTCAAATGGTTTGTTAAAGTATTTGGATATTATTAATAACTTCCCACTGTCAATAATAGTCGAGCCTTCAATTATCTTTTTTATCGTTGGTCTTGATAAACCTATTATCTTAGAAAGTTGAAGTACAGAGCAATTGTTTTCACTTAATAGATTTTTTATATTTTTACCAATAATTTTTGAAATATTCGACATACTCAAGCCCTCCTTTGTTAATATATTATACAATTAAATAAAAAAATATACAACAATATTGTAAAAATATTTTACAATATTATAAAACAAGAATAATAAATCACGAAATGGATTTTCATGTATTGAAATTATATAGAATATGGGAATTAATATAAGTATAAATCTAAGATACTTAAGGCTTATTAATAAAACTGAAAGAACATAAAAGCCCCAGGTCAACCCCAGGGCTTTTATCAATGATAAAACTAATTTAATGAGATAAGTATTCTTATGATATTAACTATTATACCCAACTCCAAACATTTTATATTTATTTTAGAAATTTAGTTTGATTTTAAATTATTTTTTACGCCCTTAACTAAATTAACTATACTCATGTAAGCTTGCTGTGTTCCTTTTGTTACAATAGGTCTGCCAAAGCTTACCCAATGTAATTTCCTTGAAGTATATCCGCCTATATTCATAAGTAGATTAACAACTGGTTTAGTATTCACAATAAAAAGTCCATTATTACTACCATGTAAAACTGAGTACATATCCTCAATGGCACGTACAACTAAATTTGCATTGTATTTTCTAGCTAAAGTATAGACTTTTGTATTAAATTCGTCTTCTCCAATATACATTAACCGTCCAATTTGATCTTTTTCAATTTTATCAAAGGTTGGCAAACTAAGGAGTTCCTCTTTATTTGGTATTCTATCCATTGGTAATTTATTAATATGTATATTAGCTGCTACTGACGTAGAATGAGTTCCTCCTACATCATGGTATATAACTATCATATTATTACACCTACTTCCACGATGAATTTTATAATTATGTATAGTGTGCTTATATTTTTAAAAAATATTATATTTATAGGAATTTTTATTCATATCTAGCTACATTAATTTACAATCTGTAAACTTAACCAATTCGTTAAAATCTCTATATTTTCTACAATTTCTATGTAAGAACATATGGATATTTAGTGCATACATTGTATATTACAAATTGCTATTAGATTATTTATTGAAAAATCCTAATATAATAATGAAATAGATTAATGTTTGTTTGGTAAATCTGGTGGTGAACTTACATCATAGTAAGGGGGAATCGATTATATGTCATTTCTTGATAACTTAAATAAGACAGTCGGGAGTGCAGCGTCAGCGGCTGCTAAAAAATCAGGGGAACTCGTCGAAATAACTAAAATCAATATGAGCATCAACAAAGAGGAAGATAGTATCAATAAGGTTTATGCAAAAATCGGAAAGAAGTTCTATGAAGTCAATGTGGATTCAATGGAAAATGATGAATATGCTAAGCTTTTTAAACAGATAAAAAAACATCAACAAACAATTAATGAACTAAAGAAAAAGCTGAACCAGATAGGAGGATAAACTCCTAATGTGGTTTTGTTGGATAAGGATTTATTGCATAAAATAAACAAGATAACAAAGAGGGGATTTCAATATTCCCCTTGTTGTACTCTATAAAAAATAATCAATAGACATATTAAAAATTTGACATATCTTTTTCAAATTGACACGATTAGGTTTTGATGTTCCTATTTCATATTTACATAAAGAAGAATAGCCTATAGAACAAACTTTAGCAAATTCACGTTGGGTATATCCTTTGATCATTCTTAATTTATAAATTTTTTGTGCAATTGTTTTTTCAGGAAGTGTATAATATATTGTAGAAGTAGAGTTTTCAATATCTTTAAATACATTTCTATATGTTGCAGTTTTGTTCATACTGCATGTCCAGTGTCAAGAAGTACTATATTTTCTGCAAATTCTTTTAAGGCATACTGTTGGCAAACTTTATTTTTTAGTTTATCCAAATTTATATCTTCTTTTGGAACTTTAAGAACAACCGCACCATCTTCTTCTAATTTATTTACAAGATCTTTAGATAAAGTTTCCTTAGCAAGTTTACAAGAACCACTGAAAGCTCCATAATTTCCATCAGTCCTTTCTCCATGAAAATCTTCAACTCCTGCACAGTTGCTTATGCTTATTCTTGGACCAAAAGTTGGACACCTTAATATACACATAGAGCATCCATTTCCGTATTTCATACAATTTCCCATAGGACCTGTAGAACCTGTGGTTTCAATAAATACATCACCTTCTTCATACTCTCCATTAGAGGTATAAATACCTTTGATTTTATTTCCTTTCATTTCAACATCTACTACCCGTGATATTAAGTTTAGTTTTATTCCTTTATCTAGAATGTATTTCCTCACAATTGGTTCGATTTTATTTACATCAT
This window encodes:
- a CDS encoding helix-turn-helix domain-containing protein, with protein sequence MSNISKIIGKNIKNLLSENNCSVLQLSKIIGLSRPTIKKIIEGSTIIDSGKLLIISKYFNKPFEYFLEEEHDGLSFLFRANNPKENCNNYDKNFIESKMKKVSEIYKLVDENISFIPVQYNLNLKQHDIKSLNDNIEKTLESIAIKEREYLSIGECVGTDLIKCFENKGIRIIFDDMDNNQIFGVSAFNEEDGCFIFINDNKSISEERKIFSIVHEYAHLLFNRSLYSNSTVCTQYSNYKTDINEKIANSFAGYFLITCDSLKKYDYFLKPPIPWKILFEIKNELKVSIQSLIMALHKYKYINSTEKNTAFKKLYLSGYKLKEPEPMNYIQKNTKIYNMVKNLYIRDEIGINKTAELLGIKNIDARRITAKWVSDEEKLQSFI
- a CDS encoding helix-turn-helix domain-containing protein, whose protein sequence is MNKTATYRNVFKDIENSTSTIYYTLPEKTIAQKIYKLRMIKGYTQREFAKVCSIGYSSLCKYEIGTSKPNRVNLKKICQIFNMSIDYFL
- a CDS encoding DUF3189 family protein, whose amino-acid sequence is MIVIYHDVGGTHSTSVAANIHINKLPMDRIPNKEELLSLPTFDKIEKDQIGRLMYIGEDEFNTKVYTLARKYNANLVVRAIEDMYSVLHGSNNGLFIVNTKPVVNLLMNIGGYTSRKLHWVSFGRPIVTKGTQQAYMSIVNLVKGVKNNLKSN